Below is a genomic region from Scheffersomyces stipitis CBS 6054 chromosome 8, complete sequence.
ACCTCTTCACTGATCAAAATGAGATGACCCATATATCCAGGTCTAGGTTCTACATCGTTTTGACGATAAGACTTGACGATGAGTTCCGCCAAAGCACACTTCTcggaattgaaaagttctACAATCAAGAACGAATTGTATGAGTTCAACTTACCGTTGAAAATCTGCTGAATTAAATCGAAAACAACgttgtggaagaagttgtgCCACGGGAAAAGAGTAAACTTGGAGATGATGTTGAGCAAAATCCCCAGATCTATCAACTTAATCTTGAAGTAGTCACCTACACATGGATTCAGTCTGATGTGTTCATCTCTGTCCTTGCACACAAACGGGTTTTCTGGAGAGATGGATGGCtcctcatcttcagaatcattGACATCCTCAACAGATTCTATCAACTTTCTATAATCGTGTTCTCCCTTGGGAGTTTCAGAGTCTGTTTCAAAGTGGATGTCATCCAAGGAGACGTCATCTAAGCCCATAGTCACGTCGTGAAGAGAAGTTCCTTCAGATCCAGAGAAGGCAATGGTTTCGTTCAATGCACTCTTCAAACGGGATGTCTGCTGCTGCCTGATATAGTCTCTAATTTTGATAATTTTCCTGATCTTCTTCGAGTTGAGCAATATCATATTAGAGCAATGCAATAACTCGGCTATAAGCTCGGAGATCTTGAATCTGGTGAAACCAAGAACATCAGTTTCTACACCGTTTGGGGAAACCGGAGCCAAGTCCATCAATGCCgtgaacttttcaagattgTCGGAGAAAATCGATAACATCTCTCCTAAGTAAATTGGGTCCCTGGGACCTGGAGGATTTTGCTCAAAATCCTTGAGCCACTGAAACATCACAAAAGAATTAATTTCGCCTGTGCCATTCTCACCGTTCTGCAATAACGAACTATAGCTTCCGCAATTCAAGTCGTAGTCTGAGTTATTTTTTCTAATAAGCTCAATAATGATACCTACACAGTTGTTGATTCCATGTCTATTCGTCTGCTTCTTGCCATCAACTTCCGCTTGGTACAACATGATGTCATGGATCATCGTGTTTATCACTTTAGGCGAAACCAACTCCCGAGTTAAAGGATTGGGACCAATGTTGGTCTCTAGCACAACAGCAAGAGCCGTGTTTGACGAGATTGTCACCAAAGCCTTGATGAAATCGGCAGCCGCAGTCTGTCTGAAGAAAAGCCTGTGGTTTGGAATCTTAAAAACAGTTACAAACTGCGAGTCTTCCGGTTTGAGgatttcaatcaacttcGAAACTAGTTTCTGCAGCGACAACGTCTCCAATATTCCTGTCGGCGAATCAGCCCTATCTGTCTGGATCACACGGAGAAAGAAGTCCATTAACATGGGGATGTcaattttggaaagaaaggTGTCCACCAAGTCTGGCTGTCTGCGTATGAAGTTGAGAAGCTCAATACTGTTTGTATCCATCAACTGGTCCAAGATGTGAACCAAATATGACACAGTAGGTGAACTCTCCTCAAGATGAGGTAAAGCTAGCAAAGACCACAATTTGTTCATGATGTTGGGCGTCTCTATAATTCTATTCAGCATGATCCACATATCGATAGAAAGAATGTCTGAAGAAGCCTGGACACATCGACGGAATTTGTCATCCTCGGATTCTGTACCACTGTCTGACTCATGGTCATCGTCTTTATCGATAGCATCGGTGTCTTCTGCCTGCTCAACTTCGACTTCAACATCGTCGATGTTGGCCT
It encodes:
- the SAP155 gene encoding SIT4 protein phosphatase-associated protein, whose amino-acid sequence is MSFWPFSNSLNSNSQLQKYLDSVVDFSVTSVQELLQDADLQQEVLNELHNIKGSYNNGTGFQFQTQQADNSSGSNAASADVVSLASSNNENAVGNTKDARGAKLLEILLQPHVLDGLLEYLVESVEFFYDQSIKEQESLDKLVSEMTDAETASDKIEVEQAEDTDAIDKDDDHESDSGTESEDDKFRRCVQASSDILSIDMWIMSNRIIETPNIMNKLWSLLALPHLEESSPTVSYLVHILDQLMDTNSIELLNFIRRQPDLVDTFLSKIDIPMLMDFFLRVIQTDRADSPTGILETLSSQKLVSKLIEILKPEDSQFVTVFKIPNHRLFFRQTAAADFIKALVTISSNTALAVVLETNIGPNPLTRELVSPKVINTMIHDIMLYQAEVDGKKQTNRHGINNCVGIIIELIRKNNSDYDLNCGSYSSLLQNGENGTGEINSFVMFQWLKDFEQNPPGPRDPIYLGEMLSIFSDNLEKFTALMDLAPVSPNGVETDVLGFTRFKISELIAELLHCSNMILLNSKKIRKIIKIRDYIRQQQTSRLKSALNETIAFSGSEGTSLHDVTMGLDDVSLDDIHFETDSETPKGEHDYRKLIESVEDVNDSEDEEPSISPENPFVCKDRDEHIRSNPCVGDYFKIKLIDSGILLNIISKFTLFPWHNFFHNVVFDLIQQIFNGKLNSYNSFLIVELFNSEKCALAELIVKSYRQNDVEPRPGYMGHLILISEEVVKFTSLYKPDLISPIIVKAISSENWDWFVEEILLKTREVYNVVLGAESEDIDTSRTEAQDQDFAYDSSAVGYLDLDSKKLIILGDKSNHDLFVSDKSALEDEDDDMGDSNIPEVRVQNMTPSGNMDSQAVDDDFETEEFQDTYQDNDFLDNLSGSSSSDDEDEESNELRRVPKHNE